A stretch of DNA from bacterium:
GTCCATTACACAGTCCCCATCATCTGAAAAGGCAACCGCTCCTTCCTCTACCATCTCACCATAAGGTGCAAGTTCCTTGCCTTCCCTACCTTTGGTAATGGCTCCTATCGGTAAGACATCGCAGAGAGATTCTCTTGCCCTGTCTATAACAAACCTTATAGCAACCTTATTGTCCAGAGAAGGACTGGTATTGGGCATACAGCATATTGTGGTAAATCCACCTGACACAGCAGACAAACTTCCTGTATATATGGTCTCCTTATCTTCTCCGCCTGGCTCCCTTAAGTGGCAATGGATATCTATAAGGCCTGGGAACACCTGCATTCCTTTTGCATCTATTACCTCTACCCTCTTTGTATCAATCCTTTTTGCAATACGGGATACCTTATCCTTTTCTATCAGGATATCAAAAACCCCCTCCCTTTTTGTGGAAGGGTCTATCAGGTATCCATTTTTTATCAGTATCCCCATTATTAAAATTATAATCTCTTACCTTCTTTTCCGTCAAATAACTTTTAAAATTCTTGCAACTTCCAAACACTTCGTAAAGTATCTTATCTATCTTTTCTCTTTTATAATATCCCCTATAATATCCCCGCATAAGTAAAGAGAACCACATATACACCAGTTCCCTTTACTTTTTGTAATATATTTTACTGCTTCTCGGGGAACTTCTATAATATCTATCTTAATCCCTGTATTCTTTTTTAAAATAAACCTGGCAAGTATATGGGGCTCTATAGCCCTTTCATTATCAGGTCTTGTAAACACAATGTTCTCTATATTTTTACTTTTTGTAATCCTTGCTAACATCTTCTGCCAGTCCTTGTCTTTTAAAATACCTATTAAAAAAGAAAATTTTTTATGAGGGAAGAGGTCTGAAAGCGTATTAAGGAGCGATTTTATCCCGTCAGGATTATGTGCACCATCTATAATAATATAAGGGTCTTTTCTTACAATCTGGAATCTGCAGGGCCAGAAGGTTGTTTCTATTCCTTTATATATTGCTTCATCAGGTATGTTAAACCCCATTTTTTTCAGTATTATCGCTGACTGTACTACAACTGCCATATTGCTTATCTGATGCCTTCCCTGTAAAGGTGTCTTTATTCCTTTATACACCCTCTCTCCATAGAAGTTAAATATCTGGTGCTCAGTAGAAACCAAAACCCTTCTGGCATAAAAATCTTTTCCTTCATAGTACAATTTTGTATTTTTCTCTCTCGCCTTTCTTACAATAACTTCCTCAGCAGGTCTTTTCTGCCTTGCAGATACCACATATGTGGCTTCTTTTATAATCCCTGCCTTCTCATTTGCAATCTCCTCATATGTATTTCCTAAATACTGCATATGGTCAAGCCCTATCCTTGTAATTATCTCTAAAAAAGAAGGAAGGACATTGGTTGCATCAAACCTCCCGCCCATACCTACCTCACATACCAGAATATCTATCTTCTTATCAGCAAAGTAGGAAAAAGCAAGAGATGTAAGTGCTTCAAAGTATGTCGGGTACAAATGATATGGCTGGTCTGTAAGTATTCTCTGTAGTTGCCTGATTTTTTCTAACAGTTCCTCTTCTTTTATATCTATTCCATCTATCTTTATTCTCTCTCCCAGATATACTAAATGCGGACTCGTATAAAGCCCTGTTTTATACCCAGCGGTTGTAAGTATATTGGCAAGTGTCCTTGCTACAGAACCCTTCCCATTGGTTCCTGCGATAAGTATAGAAGGGTATATCTTATGAGGACTTCCAAATTTTTTAAGGAGGTATCTGGTTTTATCCAGTCCTAACTTTATCCCAAAGTCAGTGAGGGTATTTAAGAATTCTATTTCAGGCAGGGTCTTCATGTGTAAAGGATACGGAGAATTTTACTGATATTTTCTTTCAGTTCTGCTCTCTTTGATATAATATCTATCATACCGTGTTGAAAAAGAAATTCTGTTCTTTGAAATCCTGGTGGAAGTTTCTGCCTTATGGTCTGCTCTATCACGCGGGGACCTGCAAAACCAATCAGTGCCCCTGGTTCTGCTATAATAATATCACCGAGGAAAGCAAAACTTGCTGCAATACCACCCATTGTAGGGTCTGTAAGGACAGAAATATACAGAAGTCCTGCCTTTTTAAGTTGTCCGCAGACAGCAGATGTCTTTGCCATCTGCATAAGAGAAATTACTCCCTCATACATCCTCGCACCACCACCTCCTCCTGAAACACAAACAAATGGATATTTTTTCTCTAAGGAGTATTCAGCAGCACGGGTAAACTTTTCACCCACCACAGACCCCATACTGCCCATAATGAAGTTTGCATCAATCACTGCTATTACAGAAGGAACTCCACCTATCTTACACTCTCCTGTAACTATTGCTTCTTTAAGCCCTGTCTTTACCATCTCTTCTTTTAATTTGTCTTTATACCCCTTCACCCCTGTAAAATTTAACGGGTCTTCTGATATCATATCCTGCCACATTTCTTTAAATGAGTTGTTGTCTGTGAGTAATGTAATCCTTTCATAGGCAGATAATCTTCCATAGGTATCACAGTGTGGACAGACCTTCAGATTCTCTTCCCATTTCTTCTTATAAAGCAATTTACCACACTTCTCGCACTTGAACCACAGGTCTTTCTTTATCTCTACCTTTTCCTTTGGCTCAATACTTACGTACCTTTTCCTTTTGAATATCATTTAAGTACCTTTGCCTTTACTAAAGTATTTTTTATCTTTTCTAAACTTTCTTTTGATGGAGGAGTAAGAGGTAGCCGCCATTCAGGAGTTATCATACCCATCAGGCCTAATGCTGCTTTTACTGGTATAGGGTTTGTCTCAATAAAAAGAACCTTAAATATGGGTAAAAGTTCTATATGGATTTTCTGTGCTTTAGCCCAGTCCCCCTTTAATGATGCTGTTACCATCTCTGATACCTGTAATGGAACTATATTGGCAGCAACAGATATTACCCCTTTGCCACCCACTGCCATAATAGGAAGCGTTAAGGAATCATCTCCAGAAAGGACAATAAAGTCATCCGGACATAGAGAGATAATTTTGCTTACCTGGTCTAAACTACCACTTGCCTCTTTAATACCTACAATATTTTTTACCTGTGAAAGTTCTGCTACTGTTTCAGGTAGAATTGAAATACCTGTTCTTGAAGGAACATTGTATATAATAATTGGAATAGAAACACTTTCTGCTATCTTTTTATAATGCTGATATAAACCAGCAGGCATCGGTTTGTTATAATAGGGAGTGATTATCAGCGCACCATCTGCACCTGCCTTTTCCGCTTCTTCTGTAAGTTCAATTGCCTCTCTCGTGTTGTTTGACCCTGTACCTGCAATCACCGGACATCTCTTATTAACAATATCCACAGTATATTTGATAAGTTCTTTATGTTCTTCCATTGTAAGAGTAGCAGGTTCTCCTGTACATCCACAGACCACAATACCAGAGGTGTTATTTGCTAACTGGAAATCTATTAACCCCTCAAACGCCTTATAGTCCACCTCTCCATTCTTTATTGGTGTAACAATTGCTACAATAGACCCCTCAAACATATTCCCCCCTTTTTTATCTATATTATCCTATCCTACAATCTATCTTTGTTAATCCCTTCCATCCATATCTTGCTAACTGAGATAGAATCTCTTTTTCCTGTCTTTTGATCTCTGTAAGATAGCACTTACTATCCACTCTTACAGTGATAGTTTTACCTTTAACACTTACCACATAACTATGCTCTCCTATACCTGACTCTACTGCTTTACACCATACCGCTTCAATATCATCTATCTCTCTCACCTTTTCTATCTGTCCCTTCTTACTTAGAACCTTTTTAATAATATCTCCTATCCTTTCCATATCAGTCAAGTTTAAGAGGCATTGCAACATAGAAATATCCTTCTGTCTCTTCCCCTCTTAACAGTACAGGGCTTTTTTCATTACTAAATCCGAACACAATTTTTTTATCCTCCAACTTATTCATAAATTCTATAAGGTAGTTCGGAGGGAAAGCAAGGTTTTGCTCTTTATCTTCAGTATATTCCATCTCTACTTTCTCACTCGCCTCTCCAACATCAGGATTGGTAACTGAAAGGACTAACGCATTTTTACCTATACTTAACCTCACTCTGTTATATCTATCTGTAGTAAACAGTGCTATCCTTCTTAATACAGATAGAAAACTTTCTCTGTTAATATAAAATGTCTTCAACTGTTTTTCTCCGGGTATAACCTTTGTATAGTCAGGAAATTCTTCACTACCAGTAAGAAGTTGAGAAAGTAGATAGGTTGATTTAAAATTAAAACTTATCTGATTCTTCCCTATACTTATTTCAATCGGTTCTTTATTATCATTACTTAAAGAAGCAAGAATACCCATTAATTTATAAGGAAGCAGGCACTTATATGAACGACTGTATTTCTGGTCTGTTTTTATTGTAAAAAGTGTAAGCCGTTTTGTATCGGTTCCTACTATATTAACAGTATTTTCTTTTATATCAAGTAGTCCTCCTCTAAAATAAGGACGTGGTTCTTCAGGGTCAATACAGAACCTCACTTTTTCAATTGCATCTTTAAGGGTATTACTGTCCAGTTGTATGGTAATATCCCCTGAGAATTTCTGGAGTTTTGGAAATTCCTCTTCATCCATTGAAGGAAATGTATATTTTGACTCTCTACATATTACATCTACTGAGTTATTCTTCTTTACTATTTTTATGTCATCATCTGGAAGTTGTTTTATAAGTGATATAAATTTTTTACCGTTTATTACAGCACTACCCTTTTTTATCTTTTCACACTCAATATTTAACCGTATTGTGTTTTCTAAATCAGTTGCTGTTAAAAAACATCCCATCTCTTTTACATCAAAAAGTATACCTCCTGTTATTGTAATAGATGGCTTTAAAGGTAAAACATTTTCAATCTTATCACATTCCTTTTTTAATATACTATTTTTCACAATTATTTCCATTTTTTATCCTCCTGTAGTGTTAGTAAGAAAATTTTTTGTATAAAAATTATCTAACTCTTTATTTTTCAATAACTTATATATTGTAAAAAATGTGTAAAAAATTATCTCTCAAGACCATTTCTAATCTCATCAATAATTCCTTTTATATACTGGTCCTTCTGATATAATTCCTTTATTTTTTTATATGCGTATAAAACCGTTGTATGGTCTTTTCCTCCAAATTTAATCGCAACTGAATGTAGTGAACTACCTGTTAACTCTCTTCCTAAAAACATTGCTATCTGTCGCGGTATTAGTATATTTTTTACCCTCGTATCCTTTATTATATCATCCTCTTTTATTTTAAAATATTCACATACAGCACTCATAATACTATCAAGTGTTATAACCCCTTTCTTCTTATAATACTCTCCATCTATTATCTCATCAACTACTTTTTTATCTATCTCTTTACTTAATAGGGTTGAGAGTGCAAAAATTCTATTTAACACACCTTCTAATATCCTTACATTATCTTTTACATTCTCAGCAATATAATATATTATATCATCCTCCAATAAAATTTTCTTTATTTCACATTTCTTTTTCAGTATCGCTACCCTCGTTTCAAAGTCAGGTGGTAGTATCTCAACAAGTAATCCCCATTCAAACCTTGAAACAAGTCGTTTTTCAAGAAAAGATATCTCCTTAGGGGGTCTATCACTTGAAAGTATAATCTGTTTCCGCTGGTCATATAAAAAGTTAAATGTGTGGAAGAACTCTTCCTGTGTTCCTTCTTTTCCTGCAATAAAATGGATGTCATCTATCAACAGGACATCAAGTTTCCTGAATCTCTGTTTAAATAGGTGGGCAGTTTTATTTTTTATGCTCTGGATGAATTCATCAAGGTATACATCCGCAGGCATATAAAGAATATTCTGTCCACCTCTTTCTTGTGTAAAGTGAACTATTGCCTGCATAAGGTGGGTTTTACCCAATCCAAATCCACCATAAAGAAAAAGAGGGTTGTAGGCAATACCAGGGGACTGGGCTACTGCTTGTGCTGCTGCATGTGCTAACTGGTTTTTAGGACCTACTACGAAATTATCAAATGTGTAGTCAGGGTTTAAAGGCATCTCAGGTTGTTGTGGAGTATAGAATGGTTTACTCTGTTCTGCTCCTGTATAGTGTATCTCTATAGCAGGTTGCCATCCAGTAATACTATAAAATGCCTCTTTAATGATATCTATATATGGAGTAAAACCCTTTTCAAATGTCATCCCCGGTATCTCTAACTGCAATGTTTTTTCATTAAGTCCTTTGATTTTTACGGGTTTTATCCATATCTCATATGCCCTCGTATCATTTAACTGTTCCTCAACCCTCGCCAATACCTCTTTCCACAATAATTCAATATCGTTTTTCATCTTTTTCTCTACTTATACACAGGTTTTATACATTTTTTCCACAGCATTTTTTATATTTCTTCCCGCTACCACAGGGGCAGGGTTCATTTCTACCAACCTTTTTTCCTGTTATATATGGGGACTGTTTAGTTTGAGGTATCTGTGTCTCTACTGGTACAGGTGCATATGCTCTATCTGTTTCATCTGTCTCCTTATATGCTGTGTCAAACTGCTGTAATGTTTGATGAGTGTAAGAGATATTCATAGGAGATGGTTCCTTTCTCTGTATAACAGGAGTTTCTGTAATTTTTACCCTGCATAGATGAGAGAGAATCTCCCTTTTTATCATAGATAACATCTCCTGAAATGCCTGATAGCCCTCATGTTTATATGCAAGTAGAGGGTCTCTTTGTGCATAAGCTCTTAATCCAATACCCTCCCTCATTTCATCTATGACCCGCAGATGTGCCTTCCATCTGTTATCTATCACCTGAAGCATAATAATTTTCTGAATCTCTGTAATATATGGACCTGCCTGGTTCTTTTTTTCAGTGTAAAAAGCAGTTATCTTGTTTATCAGTTCTTCTGAAAATTTTTCCCTCCAAAATACAGGGGATTGTATATCTTCTGGAGCAGGTAGTTCAACAACAATATCAAAGGTGTTTTTTATAAACATTCTGAAATTCTCTATATCCCAGTTGATGGGTTTATCTTTTATATCCATATACTCATCTGTGGCTGTTTTGATGGTTTCCTCAATAAATTCCGCTATATATGTATCAAGATTTTTCCCTTCCAGTATATCCTGCCTCAGGGTATAGATAACCTTTCTCTGTTCATTAAGAACATTATCAAACTCCAGAAGCTGTTTCCTTATTTCAAAATTACGTGCCTCCACCTTTTTCTGTGCATTGTTAATCATTTTATTTATAAGGGGATGTGCTATTGACTCCCCTTCAGGGATGTGTCCCATAACAGACCGCATCCTTTCCGAGCCGAAGATTCTTAAAAGGTCGTCATCTAAAGAAAGATAAAATTTAGAAGAGCCAGGGTCTCCCTGTCTGCCTGCCCTTCCTTTAAGCTGGTTGTCTATCCTTCTTGCTTCATATCTTTCACTACCTATGACATGCAGCCCACCGAGTGAAACAACCTTATTGTGGTCTTCAAGCCATGGCTTTTTATATTCTTCCAGCAATTTTTCATAAATCTCTTTAAACTCATCGGGTGTTTTCTCAATCTCTTCCCTTGCCTTCTGCCATTCTTCCTCGTATCTGCTCCTTCTGGCTTCATACTCTTCTCTCGCTTTTTTTAACTCCTCATCATAAGAGGCATAAATCTTTTCATACTCCTTAATGGCTTTTCTGTATGCTTCCTCTGATGAAGTATACTCATTTCCTATTATCCCTGTCAGTATAAGATACTCTATCTCTTTCTTACCTTCTGTATAGGAAGGATATATTTGTCCTTCCTTTGACTTAAACTCATTTATAATCTCCTTTATATCCTCTCGCTCATTTTTTCCAATTATTTCGTTCAGCAGAGCAATATATCTTCCTGTTTTTTTGAAAGCAGACATCTCAGGTGAGATATAAGAAGGGAAACAATTACTTAGTATCTCAAGAAATCTTTTTATGCCATCCCTGTATTTTATAAGGAGAGAAAATATATTTTTCGCTCCTTCTTCTGTCTCTGATTCAGGTGTATTTAATATCTCTGTAAGATGGTTTCTCATCTCTTCAATATCCTCATCAAGCACAACATTTATCATCTTTTTCAGAGATGTCTTTAGAGATATATACTCCCTGTATGCGCGACCTCTCGCTTCTTTAATATCTTTTAAATATACCTCCTGTTTATCACCTGATAGACGTTTCTGTGTAGATATAAGTTCTTCATTTGCTTTTTCGTATGCCTCTTTAAGTTTATCAAGACGGGTTTTATATCTATGGTATATATCCTTTCCTTCTCTGTTAAATATCTCATCTTCAAATATCTCCCTCGCTTTTTTATCCAGTGCAAAAAACACCTGTTCCTTTTCATTAAGAGAGGTCTTTGTCTCCTCTAATAGATGCCTATATTTACTTTCTATCTCTGCAAGATGTGTCTTGTATGCCTTTTCTATCTCAGTTAACCCCTCTGCAAACTCTTTTTTTGTTTCTTTCTCCTTCCCCTCAACCCTCTTTCTTGACCATATTACCCTGATGGTCTCTTCTCTCGCGAGGATTTCAGGGTTGCCTCCGAGTATAATATCCACACCTCTTCCAGCCATCTGGGTTGCTATGGTAACCGCTTTTGGTTTACCTGCCTGTGCTATAATGGCTGCTTCTGCCTCATGGTTTTTACCGTGGAGAACCTTATGAGGTATCCCTTTATGAGTAAGCAACCTGCTTAACCTTTCTGCCTTTTCTATGGAGATTGTGCCAACCAGGATAGGTCTGCCTGTTTTATGTAATTCCTCTATTTCAGAGACAATTTTCTCAAATTTTTCTTTTTCTGTCTTGTATATCTCATCATTATATTCTGTCCTTTGTAGTTTCTTGTTAGGAGGAAGGACTATCACATCTGTGTTGTAAATCTCTTTGAACTCAACTGCCTCTGTAAGAGCAGTTCCTGTCATCCCTGCTATTTTTTTGTAAAGTTTAAAATAGTTCTGGAAGGAGATTGTTGCGAGTGTCTGGTTTTCGCTTTCAATCCGTACCCCTTCCTTTGCTTCTATCGCCTGATGCAGACCATCACTCCACCTTCTCCCAGGCATAAGGCGTCCTGTAAACTCATCCACGATAATGACCTGACCATCCTTAACAACATATTCTTTATCTCTTTTGAAAAAGTTATGTGCCCGCAGTGCCTGGTGTATAAGGTGGACCTTCTCTGTATGGGTTCCATCATAAAGGTTCTGGATACCGAGCAGTCCTTCACATTTATGTACCCCTTCCTCTGTGAGAGAGACCGTTTCTCCTTCCTCATCCAGTGTAAAGTCCGTATCTTTATTTAGTTTTCTTACCAGGCGGTCTATATCATAATAGAGACGGGTTGCCTCCTCTGCAGGACCTGATATGATAAGAGGAGTCCGTGCTTCATCTATCAGTATTGAATCAACCTCATCTATAATAGCGTAGTTAAGGGGTCTCTGAACCTGTGTCTCTTTACTTATTGCCATGTTATCTCGCAGGTAGTCAAATCCGAATTCACTCGCCACCCCATATGTTATATCGCAGTTATATGCTTCCTTTCTCGGTACAGGCCTGAGATATAAAAATCTTGAATCAGCAGGCAGGTATGCAGGGTCAAA
This window harbors:
- a CDS encoding bifunctional folylpolyglutamate synthase/dihydrofolate synthase; the encoded protein is MKTLPEIEFLNTLTDFGIKLGLDKTRYLLKKFGSPHKIYPSILIAGTNGKGSVARTLANILTTAGYKTGLYTSPHLVYLGERIKIDGIDIKEEELLEKIRQLQRILTDQPYHLYPTYFEALTSLAFSYFADKKIDILVCEVGMGGRFDATNVLPSFLEIITRIGLDHMQYLGNTYEEIANEKAGIIKEATYVVSARQKRPAEEVIVRKAREKNTKLYYEGKDFYARRVLVSTEHQIFNFYGERVYKGIKTPLQGRHQISNMAVVVQSAIILKKMGFNIPDEAIYKGIETTFWPCRFQIVRKDPYIIIDGAHNPDGIKSLLNTLSDLFPHKKFSFLIGILKDKDWQKMLARITKSKNIENIVFTRPDNERAIEPHILARFILKKNTGIKIDIIEVPREAVKYITKSKGNWCICGSLYLCGDIIGDIIKEKR
- the accD gene encoding acetyl-CoA carboxylase, carboxyltransferase subunit beta, which translates into the protein MIFKRKRYVSIEPKEKVEIKKDLWFKCEKCGKLLYKKKWEENLKVCPHCDTYGRLSAYERITLLTDNNSFKEMWQDMISEDPLNFTGVKGYKDKLKEEMVKTGLKEAIVTGECKIGGVPSVIAVIDANFIMGSMGSVVGEKFTRAAEYSLEKKYPFVCVSGGGGGARMYEGVISLMQMAKTSAVCGQLKKAGLLYISVLTDPTMGGIAASFAFLGDIIIAEPGALIGFAGPRVIEQTIRQKLPPGFQRTEFLFQHGMIDIISKRAELKENISKILRILYT
- the dapA gene encoding 4-hydroxy-tetrahydrodipicolinate synthase, which codes for MFEGSIVAIVTPIKNGEVDYKAFEGLIDFQLANNTSGIVVCGCTGEPATLTMEEHKELIKYTVDIVNKRCPVIAGTGSNNTREAIELTEEAEKAGADGALIITPYYNKPMPAGLYQHYKKIAESVSIPIIIYNVPSRTGISILPETVAELSQVKNIVGIKEASGSLDQVSKIISLCPDDFIVLSGDDSLTLPIMAVGGKGVISVAANIVPLQVSEMVTASLKGDWAKAQKIHIELLPIFKVLFIETNPIPVKAALGLMGMITPEWRLPLTPPSKESLEKIKNTLVKAKVLK
- a CDS encoding DUF721 domain-containing protein, with the protein product MLQCLLNLTDMERIGDIIKKVLSKKGQIEKVREIDDIEAVWCKAVESGIGEHSYVVSVKGKTITVRVDSKCYLTEIKRQEKEILSQLARYGWKGLTKIDCRIG
- the dnaN gene encoding DNA polymerase III subunit beta, coding for MEIIVKNSILKKECDKIENVLPLKPSITITGGILFDVKEMGCFLTATDLENTIRLNIECEKIKKGSAVINGKKFISLIKQLPDDDIKIVKKNNSVDVICRESKYTFPSMDEEEFPKLQKFSGDITIQLDSNTLKDAIEKVRFCIDPEEPRPYFRGGLLDIKENTVNIVGTDTKRLTLFTIKTDQKYSRSYKCLLPYKLMGILASLSNDNKEPIEISIGKNQISFNFKSTYLLSQLLTGSEEFPDYTKVIPGEKQLKTFYINRESFLSVLRRIALFTTDRYNRVRLSIGKNALVLSVTNPDVGEASEKVEMEYTEDKEQNLAFPPNYLIEFMNKLEDKKIVFGFSNEKSPVLLRGEETEGYFYVAMPLKLD
- the dnaA gene encoding chromosomal replication initiator protein DnaA, whose translation is MKNDIELLWKEVLARVEEQLNDTRAYEIWIKPVKIKGLNEKTLQLEIPGMTFEKGFTPYIDIIKEAFYSITGWQPAIEIHYTGAEQSKPFYTPQQPEMPLNPDYTFDNFVVGPKNQLAHAAAQAVAQSPGIAYNPLFLYGGFGLGKTHLMQAIVHFTQERGGQNILYMPADVYLDEFIQSIKNKTAHLFKQRFRKLDVLLIDDIHFIAGKEGTQEEFFHTFNFLYDQRKQIILSSDRPPKEISFLEKRLVSRFEWGLLVEILPPDFETRVAILKKKCEIKKILLEDDIIYYIAENVKDNVRILEGVLNRIFALSTLLSKEIDKKVVDEIIDGEYYKKKGVITLDSIMSAVCEYFKIKEDDIIKDTRVKNILIPRQIAMFLGRELTGSSLHSVAIKFGGKDHTTVLYAYKKIKELYQKDQYIKGIIDEIRNGLER
- a CDS encoding SEC-C metal-binding domain-containing protein encodes the protein MQQYYNQILSDLRILNPGTRYTINRFLNRDKYQFLNSMVSLLVKINEREEYIRSLSQEEMRRMTAEFKTRAQQGEGLDNFLVDTFALVREAARRTLNMRHFDVQLLGGIVLHSGKIAEMMTGEGKTLVATLPLFLNALEGKGCHLVTVNDYLAKRDTQWMGAIYHYLGLSVGCIISYKETKDPYTLSAFVFDPAYLPADSRFLYLRPVPRKEAYNCDITYGVASEFGFDYLRDNMAISKETQVQRPLNYAIIDEVDSILIDEARTPLIISGPAEEATRLYYDIDRLVRKLNKDTDFTLDEEGETVSLTEEGVHKCEGLLGIQNLYDGTHTEKVHLIHQALRAHNFFKRDKEYVVKDGQVIIVDEFTGRLMPGRRWSDGLHQAIEAKEGVRIESENQTLATISFQNYFKLYKKIAGMTGTALTEAVEFKEIYNTDVIVLPPNKKLQRTEYNDEIYKTEKEKFEKIVSEIEELHKTGRPILVGTISIEKAERLSRLLTHKGIPHKVLHGKNHEAEAAIIAQAGKPKAVTIATQMAGRGVDIILGGNPEILAREETIRVIWSRKRVEGKEKETKKEFAEGLTEIEKAYKTHLAEIESKYRHLLEETKTSLNEKEQVFFALDKKAREIFEDEIFNREGKDIYHRYKTRLDKLKEAYEKANEELISTQKRLSGDKQEVYLKDIKEARGRAYREYISLKTSLKKMINVVLDEDIEEMRNHLTEILNTPESETEEGAKNIFSLLIKYRDGIKRFLEILSNCFPSYISPEMSAFKKTGRYIALLNEIIGKNEREDIKEIINEFKSKEGQIYPSYTEGKKEIEYLILTGIIGNEYTSSEEAYRKAIKEYEKIYASYDEELKKAREEYEARRSRYEEEWQKAREEIEKTPDEFKEIYEKLLEEYKKPWLEDHNKVVSLGGLHVIGSERYEARRIDNQLKGRAGRQGDPGSSKFYLSLDDDLLRIFGSERMRSVMGHIPEGESIAHPLINKMINNAQKKVEARNFEIRKQLLEFDNVLNEQRKVIYTLRQDILEGKNLDTYIAEFIEETIKTATDEYMDIKDKPINWDIENFRMFIKNTFDIVVELPAPEDIQSPVFWREKFSEELINKITAFYTEKKNQAGPYITEIQKIIMLQVIDNRWKAHLRVIDEMREGIGLRAYAQRDPLLAYKHEGYQAFQEMLSMIKREILSHLCRVKITETPVIQRKEPSPMNISYTHQTLQQFDTAYKETDETDRAYAPVPVETQIPQTKQSPYITGKKVGRNEPCPCGSGKKYKKCCGKNV